In Meiothermus sp. QL-1, the sequence GCCGGGGTGGAGACCCTGGTGGTGCTGATGGGGGTAAGCCAGCGGCAACAGCTGGCCGCCCAGCTCATCGCCCTGGGGCGGCCGCCGGCTGAGCCGGTGGCCTTCATTGAACGGAGCAGTACCCCCAGGGAGCGGGTGGTGGAGGCCACCTTAGCCCAGGTGGCCCAAGGAGAGGTCGCCGTGGAGGCCCCCGCTGTGTGGGTAATAGGGGAAGTCGTGCGGTGGCGGCAAGCGGTGGGCAGGCCCACCCAGCGGTACTTGCAGCCCAAGGAGCGGTGAAGATGTCTGAGAAGCTATCCAAGGTAGAACACATCAAACGGCAAAGCCGGCGGCTGCGCGGCCCGGTAGACCAGGAGCTTAACAACGGGCTGGATCACTTCAGCGAGGAGGGCTACCAGATCCTCAAGTTCCACGGTATCTACCAGCAGGACGACCGGGACGTGCGCAAGGCCCGCAAGGCCCAGGGTCTGGGCCCTGAGTACAGCTTCATGATCCGGGTGGCCATTCCTGGCGGGGTGCTGAGCCCCGCGCAGTACCTGGCTCTGGACGACCTGGCCGATCGGCTGGGCAACGCCACCCTGCGCATCACCACGCGCCAGGCCATCCAGTACCACGGCGTGCGCAAGGGCGGGCTCAAGCCCTTAATCCAGACCCTGCACCACCATCTCCTGACCACCCTTTCGGCCTGCGGCGACGTGGTGCGCAACGTGGTGGCCTGTCCGGCCCCTTTTACCGACGGGGTACGGGCCGAGGTCATGGCCTATGCCCGCGAGCTCTCCCAGCGGCTCAAGCCCCGCACCCGGGCCTACTATGAGATCTGGTTGGACGGTGAAAAAGCCGTGAGCGCCGAGGAAAGCGAGCCTCTGTACGGCGACACCTATCTGCCGCGCAAGTTCAAGATTGCCTTCGCCGCGCCGGGGGACAACTGCGTGGATGTGTACACCCAGGACATCGGGATTGTGCCGCAGGTGGGGGCGGGCCTCGAGGGCTTCACCCTGCTGGTGGGGGGCGGCCTGGGCCAGAGCCACGGGCTGAAGGAAACCCGGCCCATCCTGGCCAAGCCCCTGACCACCATCCCCAAAGAAAAGCTCTTCGAGGTGGTGGAGGCCATCGTGCGGGTGCAGCGCGACCACGGTCGGCGCGACGAGCGCAAGTTTAGCCGCATGAAGTACCTGGTGGAGGCCTGGGGCCTGGAGCGCTTCAAGTCCACCGTGGAGGCCTACCTAGGCTACACCCTGCCTGCTGCAGAACCCCTGGCCTGGCAGTCCGGCGACGACCACCTGGGCTGGCACTCCCAGGGGGATGGGCGGCTCTTCCTGGGGCTTTTTGTGGAGAACGGGCGGGTGCGGGACAACCTGCGCAAGGG encodes:
- a CDS encoding NADPH-dependent assimilatory sulfite reductase hemoprotein subunit, with protein sequence MSEKLSKVEHIKRQSRRLRGPVDQELNNGLDHFSEEGYQILKFHGIYQQDDRDVRKARKAQGLGPEYSFMIRVAIPGGVLSPAQYLALDDLADRLGNATLRITTRQAIQYHGVRKGGLKPLIQTLHHHLLTTLSACGDVVRNVVACPAPFTDGVRAEVMAYARELSQRLKPRTRAYYEIWLDGEKAVSAEESEPLYGDTYLPRKFKIAFAAPGDNCVDVYTQDIGIVPQVGAGLEGFTLLVGGGLGQSHGLKETRPILAKPLTTIPKEKLFEVVEAIVRVQRDHGRRDERKFSRMKYLVEAWGLERFKSTVEAYLGYTLPAAEPLAWQSGDDHLGWHSQGDGRLFLGLFVENGRVRDNLRKGLRAAVEQLGLEVRLTPQQNLLFVNVEPHQQAELEALLRAHQIPLPFQGQIPLVVQNAMACPALPTCGLAITEAERALPGVIREVDALLSRLGLQEGPIPHIRMTGCPNGCARPYSAEVGLVGRSLNSYSLYLGGSPLGTRLAEPFLDNLKREEIASVLEPLLAFYREARQEGEAFGDFCHRVGLAALRERLHAAPA
- a CDS encoding SAM-dependent methyltransferase, giving the protein AGVETLVVLMGVSQRQQLAAQLIALGRPPAEPVAFIERSSTPRERVVEATLAQVAQGEVAVEAPAVWVIGEVVRWRQAVGRPTQRYLQPKER